TTATTGGAAAAAATATGACAGAACAAAAATTACGCTTTACATTaagccttttgtgtgtgtgtgggggttctTATTACTTTTAAAAGCAGAGGTCATGATTTTCCAACTCATAAAAgtggttttttatatttctatggtTTCATTGAATCCTGAGTCAATTATAACAAAGGTCAGCAAATTTCTCTGTAAAAGGCCAAATAgtaaatgttttaggctttgtgggccatatggtctctgctgCAACTATTCAGTTTTGCTCTACCAGTGCTAAAGCAGTCCTATCGGATAAACTGTAAAATGTGTAGCTGTGTTCTAACAAGACTTTGTCTAGGAATATTGAGATTTAAACCTCATATCATTTTCCTGTGTTATGAAATattctttggatttttaaaaaccataaaaatgtataaaacattttTGGTTCACAGGCCTTTCACGAAAACAGGCACAGGCCAAAATTGGGACCATTGGCcaaagtttgccaacccctgtaTAATAAAAGCAATACAATAAAAAATGCTAAGTTGTACTGGTCTTTGTAGGCTAATTCAACATGGGACAACAACAAGGATTACAGTGTTTATGACATCCTTTATTCAGTTCACATAGAAAAGCATGCAGTATTAATGTAAAACAGTACAGTATTAATGTAAAATGTTCAGTGCACATTAGATAAACAAGTCATTAACATACAAACCATTTTTAAAGGCCTATCCGGGCATACCAAACATGTTTAGAATATATCTTTTAAGAACCTAAATTAAAAATTGTGCTTAGCTCACCTATTCTCACCCTCCTCTCAACATTCTTCATGAAAAACAATCTTTTTTCTGTCCTACATAAAAGATAATCTTTTAGCCAACTGAAACTTCTTCTTCTTAAGTAAGTAAAACAGTGCAAGCAAGACTGCTACCATGCATACAGAGTTTCCATGAAGAACAGTAACATGCAAACAAGAACTGTACCACTCCAAAGAAAGCTCCCCTAGGGCATAAGTGGATCAAGAACTTGGCAATGAGTGCTTTTGCACCTGTATATCTGAAATAATGAAAAGCCACCATGTTTAATCTTCTCCAAACCTGCCTTCTTGCTAAAGTAGGCAAATTTCTGACtttcaacacacacaaaaagataaaagaatgaaagctACCagacataaaacaaatattttcatacaGAAAATGATTTCTCTCTTCCTAGCAACatattttcacaaaaactggacAAAACACattgttaaaaatgcaaacatatatgtaaaacctaaaaaaaaaagccagtgagTACTGGACTAAGGTTTGAGTGCTGTTTCTCCATCGTGGCCTTGAATAAAAGTTAGACTATCACTAAACATAAATTAAAAGGGGCAGGAAAAAGAATTTCCACCCTAAGAAGCTTTAAAGAAAAGTGTCTTATGAACTGTATATAGACTGCACCAAAGCTTTAAGAAATCCAAATTCTGAAGATAACTGAGACTTACTAATAGTCATTGTATCCAAATAGATAAATCaagatttaagaaaacaaaatataccgaaaccagacacaaaaggaacCCTCTCCCTAACTTCTCTGGTCAAAAAGATccctaaatgaaaatgaaagactaaactcttcaaaatgaacaaaagtaTCCAGGGTACAGGCTAATCCACCATTCTGACTTGACACCTGACTAAAGATTATCAATTCAAAATTGTACAGGGCTtttatgaggggaaaaaaaagtaactttaaaacCTTATATTCCTCTCAGGACAAAAACATAAATGACATCTTTCTAATTGGTCAACTTTTAGTTGCTTTTGATGGGCTGGCATTGGAAAGGCTgctctggatttttctttttgctgattgattcacatttttattccttttttcaggCACAAAAGAAGTAGACCAAGGAGACTGAAGGTGGTTATGAAGACCAGGCATCTCTGAGGACATCTTAAACAAAGATGACCCAAACCTTTGATCTTCAAATAGCCGGTTTGTACTGCTTAACAAAACACCCTGGGAAAACTCAGTCTGAAACAAACAACTTGGTGGTTTGATTTCATTGGTTCCTGGGTTTGAACGGGAATGGAGTGAAAAATCTTCATTCATTTCTTGGTcagatggagagaggagaaaaaaagaattgggtttccattcatttccattttctaaCTGATCAGTAGTTAGAGAACCTTTAGAAAGGTTTGGTTTAGTTCTTTCTTCCAACTTATCTGTTTCCTCAAGGAATTCACTGCACTGAGATGACTTTGATAACCCATCCAAGTCCAGCGACTTAAAACCGTTATTACAGGGGCTCTTGCTGTTGTCTGACTCTGACATCATTGAATCCAGCTCCGAGATTTTGTCAAGGTAAGCTGCATCCATTGATGCTTCACTGGATGTTCTTGTCCGATTCATTTCAAAAGAGCGGAGAGAATTCAACCTCTTGGATAAACACGAACCTGGTTTCTCACTCAATTTTGAAGAAATTTCTCCAACACAATTTGCTATTGTGTTCTCTTCTGAGCTTTCAAAGTCCAAGCTGGGGGAATAGCTTGTGGAACAACAATCCCAAAACCCTGTCTTCGGGGAAGTAAAACACTCTGATTTCTTTTCACTCTCACTTCTATCATCTTCTGAAGAATCTTTATTACACACATTTGGAGAATCACAGAAATCATCAAACATCAATTTTCTGAGATGGTTTGACTGCTTTTTAGAACCTCCTGCTTTGACTACAGAGCTCTCTCTATTATCTGGCGTATTGAGCTGAAGACAACTAAGGGACAAAGGAGCACAGGAAGCTGGAAGATCGTAGAGTTCTTCATCTTTATAGGGCATGCAGTCACTTGGCTTATTTCCCCACTCTCTTTCCAGATAGGTATCCATACTTGTATCTGTCACAGTGAGCACTGTTTCCACTCGCTTCTGATATAGGTCTTGGTTCTTAGAACAATTTGGTTCTGTTTTGCTGGTGCCCTCCTGCCTGACAGAACTGCTAGAAGGTTTTGCCAGGTGAGAACTCGAGGTGGCTGAGCCAAGCTGCTTTCTTGCACCATCACCTTGGTTCTTGGATGCCATATCCTCCTCGGTGCCTTTGCTTCCCTTGCTGTCTGTAGAAAGTGCTCTCTGACAAATGGCATCCATCGCTTCCTTCTCGTCACTTGAATTCTTCAGCTGTGTAATTTGAGACTCCAGTTCCTCTATATATTTATCACTTCGTTCCAGTGCTTTCTTGAGACGATTGGTTTCACGTTCATACTGCTCTACTTTGGATTGCAGAGCAGCTACTGTAAACCTTCCAAACCTGCAAGGAATGGAAGGATAGTTAACCTTACAGTTTAagctttcttctttctaaagtttAAGAATGCAAACTGTCTCCACCCATCCTAATTGCATGTAACAGTGACATTTCAGACTGCTCAATGAACAGGATAAGAGCAAGGGCAGATGTAGTATCTTCAAAAGAGGGTTTCCCCATTTATGTAATTACAAGCATATGATAATAATAGGAAAGACCTAATAGGATACTTCTGTGGTCAAATCACGCTAGTGCTGACAGCGAGGCAGAAACTTGCTGATGATTCCCCTCCCCAAGTGCTGGCGCTATCAATCCAGCTCATATATGCATGAAGAGTTATACCCTAAAACAATGGCAAAGATTTATGATAACATTTGAACAGTGGTCCACATCTTGAAATATTTACATTCAATCATTTTCCTATTGTACAGCAGTGTTTTACAATACATTTCTTATACAATGTCACCTTGTCAAACATAAAATGCCAATTTGAAATTCAGAAATCTTAGCAGTTCCAGCAGGGAGTGgttttaaatacttatttggaCCCTTTCAATTACAGCTACCCTTGATCTGAAGTTTTCACTTGGCCTTTCTGAATACTCGGCTTTAACTCATTTCAGCTCTACTTATTTTTGGCATTTTACAACCGTGTGGGACATCAATCTCATTTCTTCTAACTTTGAGATACAAAGTCGGTGCTTGAGATTCCAATGTAATACACATTAAACATTTTCAGATTTTCTGAAAAGTATGGGAAAAAGAACACAACAATAATTCACTCCTCTCACTTGGGATTATCTTTGGTTCACTATTCCCTTTTAAGAATGAGTACTGGGTTTGGCTCAGAAAGCAGTTTTTGAGCACCAAATGTTTGGATGGTGGTATATTTGGAGCTGATGATAAAATGATTGGTAGGACTGTCCAGCTCCAAGGGACATAAAATATCTACCTTAAATTCTATCTGATCTGGCCACCAAGGAAAATTACATCTTTCAGGAAACTGCTTCATAGGAGTCAATAAACATAGGTTTTATATTCTAATCCCATGAAAAATAACTTCTCTCcacaaaagtattttaaaaggctttttattaatcattttttcAATGACTTAAATAGAGATCCATCTTAAAGAATTCAAGGATTGTCTGTTTGGAGCAAGGTACTTGAGaaggtgatttttaaaacttgttttaatctatggatttatatttttctttcttttttccct
The sequence above is a segment of the Budorcas taxicolor isolate Tak-1 chromosome 12, Takin1.1, whole genome shotgun sequence genome. Coding sequences within it:
- the OBI1 gene encoding ORC ubiquitin ligase 1; its protein translation is MAQTVQNVTLSLTLPITCHICLGKVRQPVICINNHVFCSVCIDLWLKNNSQCPACRVPITPENPCKEIIGGTSESEPMLSHTVRKHLRKTRLELLHKEYEDEIDCLQKEVDELKSKNVSLESQIKTILDPLTLMQGNQNEDKLPVADNPSKIDPETVAEWKKKLRTANEIYEKVKDDVDKLKEANKKLKLENGGLVRENLRLKAEVDNRSPQKFGRFTVAALQSKVEQYERETNRLKKALERSDKYIEELESQITQLKNSSDEKEAMDAICQRALSTDSKGSKGTEEDMASKNQGDGARKQLGSATSSSHLAKPSSSSVRQEGTSKTEPNCSKNQDLYQKRVETVLTVTDTSMDTYLEREWGNKPSDCMPYKDEELYDLPASCAPLSLSCLQLNTPDNRESSVVKAGGSKKQSNHLRKLMFDDFCDSPNVCNKDSSEDDRSESEKKSECFTSPKTGFWDCCSTSYSPSLDFESSEENTIANCVGEISSKLSEKPGSCLSKRLNSLRSFEMNRTRTSSEASMDAAYLDKISELDSMMSESDNSKSPCNNGFKSLDLDGLSKSSQCSEFLEETDKLEERTKPNLSKGSLTTDQLENGNEWKPNSFFLLSPSDQEMNEDFSLHSRSNPGTNEIKPPSCLFQTEFSQGVLLSSTNRLFEDQRFGSSLFKMSSEMPGLHNHLQSPWSTSFVPEKRNKNVNQSAKRKIQSSLSNASPSKATKS